In a single window of the Ignavibacteria bacterium genome:
- a CDS encoding efflux RND transporter periplasmic adaptor subunit, with protein sequence MNIIIKLKGIIITLMFIIAAMVIQSCGDSNKEQGDTKPEEENHSEENETREVALTDDQIKLMGIESEKLALENISGYIKVNGEVVINPDQESKVGSIIPGRVRKIYVKEGSYVRAGQTLAVIENPQLIDVQVEYINSKNEYEYSKREYERQLKLNSDNIGSKKTLNELESKYKKALADYKTLEEKLSSYRISKNRFDNIYEDTVANLQRYYSITAPISGNIIERNVSVGQYVEPSGDMFHIINTSTVFVDLNVFEQDLPYVSAGQKVTLDVSVDPYEVYEGQIIFVNKVFDDAKRTVKVRVAINNKNEKLLPNMFVSAKIYVKQESVLAVPISAIETEGESKYIFVKTDEIKEIEDHDEHKEDEHSEEEHKEEAGKNDKAGKEEHKKGIVFKKIIVNTGVSDDKFIQIFPLEELKEGEYIVTKGTFYLKSELKKGELGEHEH encoded by the coding sequence ATGAATATAATAATCAAACTAAAAGGAATTATAATAACTCTTATGTTTATTATCGCAGCAATGGTAATTCAGAGCTGTGGCGATAGTAATAAGGAGCAGGGTGATACGAAGCCTGAAGAAGAAAACCATTCTGAAGAGAATGAAACCCGCGAGGTTGCTTTAACTGATGATCAGATAAAATTAATGGGCATTGAAAGCGAAAAGCTTGCTCTTGAAAATATATCGGGTTACATTAAGGTAAACGGCGAAGTTGTGATAAACCCTGACCAGGAATCAAAAGTAGGGAGCATTATTCCGGGTAGGGTAAGGAAAATTTATGTTAAAGAGGGTTCATATGTCAGAGCCGGTCAAACTCTGGCTGTAATAGAAAACCCGCAGCTTATAGATGTTCAGGTTGAATATATAAATTCTAAGAATGAATATGAATATTCAAAAAGAGAATACGAAAGACAGTTAAAGCTTAACAGCGATAACATAGGCTCAAAAAAAACATTAAATGAACTTGAATCAAAATATAAAAAGGCGCTGGCAGATTATAAAACATTAGAGGAAAAATTAAGCAGTTACAGGATATCCAAGAACAGGTTTGATAATATATATGAAGATACTGTAGCTAATTTACAAAGGTATTATTCAATTACCGCGCCTATTTCAGGTAACATAATAGAAAGAAATGTATCTGTCGGACAGTATGTTGAGCCTTCCGGCGATATGTTCCATATAATTAATACCTCTACTGTATTTGTAGATCTAAATGTTTTTGAACAGGATCTGCCGTATGTTTCAGCGGGGCAGAAAGTAACATTGGATGTATCAGTTGATCCTTATGAAGTTTATGAAGGACAAATAATTTTTGTAAATAAGGTCTTTGATGATGCAAAGCGTACGGTAAAAGTAAGGGTAGCCATTAACAACAAAAATGAGAAGTTACTGCCCAATATGTTTGTTTCTGCTAAGATATATGTTAAGCAGGAAAGTGTTCTTGCGGTGCCAATTTCTGCAATTGAAACAGAAGGTGAGAGTAAGTATATTTTCGTAAAAACCGACGAGATAAAAGAAATCGAAGATCATGATGAGCACAAAGAAGATGAACACAGTGAAGAAGAACATAAAGAAGAAGCCGGAAAAAACGATAAAGCAGGTAAAGAGGAACACAAAAAAGGTATTGTCTTCAAAAAGATAATTGTAAACACCGGTGTTTCAGACGATAAATTTATCCAGATATTTCCATTGGAAGAATTAAAAGAAGGCGAATATATCGTTACTAAAGGAACCTTTTATTTAAAATCTGAGCTTAAAAAAGGTGAACTGGGAGAGCATGAACATTGA
- a CDS encoding PBP1A family penicillin-binding protein, whose product MFGGKKKNENNSRITKSSEREEYFNNRDFRRNMMNKKKRSSKRKLSIFALFLIIISVLVISYGAFLFNGLPPLSSLENPKTDLATKIYSEDGELIDQLFIENRTIVSIDAIPKDLINAVIATEDRKFYKHWGVDVDRIIKAMVKNVMSFSVKEGASTITQQLARNLYRTEIGQAISMTRKLREAITAVQIEKTYTKEEILLLYLNQVYFGRGAYGVEAAAKTFFDKSVTDLTLDECAMLVGMVKNPSGFYDPIENPENCLDRRNIVLNNMQEEGYITKEVYELAKNDPIKAQPRTIQKKSTGLGGQFSEYVRQVLEKKSEKYGFNIYRDGLIVTTTLNSRMQKHAVDAVTNQLKDFQRSFNSTWNWKGNRQLLNESVEKYIKQSDEYKKAKTDQDRQRIFNKLKQDNEFVEKVKEREIAVQVGFVVIDPKTGEIKAMVGQNPNYPFKYGLNHVTQIKRQPGSSFKPFVYTTAIENGYSPAYTISNDPLKVVIGGQTWAPKGGGTGGMVSLRDGITHSINVVAVRTAMEIAPIDQVIKLAHKMGINSELPNVLSLSLGVGEVSPLEMTSAYGVFPNEGIWVEPHAILRIEDRYGNIIEESIPETREVISEGVAYMMSDMMEDVVNDGTAASIRNWFNRPAAGKTGTTQDYTDAWFVGFTPQLVAGCWLGFDDPRIKFGGGYGQGGRAAAPIWGRFMKYVYDDPQTTMELKYFEMPPDVEEANICTVTGLLANETCPAYNDLILKRNTGRRCSMTHAFTPTEGTETTGEPPPGSIGF is encoded by the coding sequence TATGATGAACAAAAAGAAACGTTCATCAAAAAGAAAGCTTAGCATTTTTGCCCTATTCTTAATTATCATATCTGTATTAGTAATTTCATATGGCGCGTTTCTTTTTAACGGGCTGCCGCCGCTTTCGAGCCTCGAAAATCCCAAAACTGACCTCGCGACAAAGATCTACTCCGAAGACGGCGAGCTTATTGACCAGCTATTTATAGAAAACAGGACTATTGTTTCAATCGATGCTATTCCGAAAGATCTCATCAATGCTGTAATTGCAACTGAAGACAGGAAATTTTATAAACACTGGGGTGTTGATGTTGACAGGATTATAAAGGCAATGGTGAAAAATGTAATGTCCTTTTCGGTAAAGGAAGGGGCAAGCACAATAACCCAGCAGCTTGCAAGAAATCTTTACAGGACAGAAATTGGCCAGGCAATATCCATGACCAGAAAGCTTCGCGAAGCTATAACTGCCGTACAGATAGAAAAAACTTATACAAAGGAAGAAATTCTGCTTCTGTATCTTAACCAAGTATATTTCGGCAGGGGTGCATACGGAGTAGAAGCAGCCGCTAAAACATTTTTTGATAAATCAGTTACTGATCTTACGCTTGATGAGTGCGCAATGCTAGTCGGAATGGTAAAGAACCCCTCAGGCTTTTATGACCCGATAGAAAATCCTGAAAACTGCCTTGATCGCAGAAATATTGTTCTGAACAATATGCAGGAAGAAGGCTACATTACAAAGGAAGTTTATGAGCTGGCCAAAAATGATCCCATCAAGGCGCAGCCAAGAACTATACAGAAAAAATCAACAGGACTCGGCGGTCAGTTCAGCGAATATGTAAGGCAGGTACTTGAAAAAAAATCAGAGAAGTACGGTTTTAATATTTACAGGGATGGCCTTATTGTTACAACTACGCTGAATTCACGCATGCAAAAGCATGCTGTTGACGCAGTTACCAACCAGCTTAAGGATTTTCAGCGTTCATTTAATTCCACCTGGAACTGGAAGGGTAATCGCCAGTTGCTCAATGAATCCGTTGAAAAATATATTAAACAAAGCGATGAGTATAAAAAAGCGAAAACAGACCAGGACCGGCAGAGAATTTTCAATAAGCTTAAACAGGATAATGAGTTCGTAGAAAAAGTTAAAGAGCGTGAAATAGCCGTCCAGGTTGGTTTTGTTGTGATCGATCCTAAAACCGGCGAAATTAAAGCTATGGTCGGACAAAATCCGAATTATCCCTTTAAATACGGGCTTAATCATGTTACACAGATAAAGCGTCAGCCGGGTTCATCATTTAAACCATTTGTTTATACCACTGCCATAGAAAACGGGTATTCGCCCGCATACACAATTTCAAATGATCCGCTCAAAGTTGTTATCGGCGGCCAGACATGGGCACCCAAAGGCGGCGGAACCGGCGGAATGGTTTCACTGCGCGATGGTATCACTCACTCAATAAACGTAGTTGCTGTGAGAACAGCTATGGAAATTGCGCCGATAGACCAGGTAATAAAGCTTGCGCATAAGATGGGAATTAATTCAGAATTACCAAATGTGCTTTCACTTTCACTGGGCGTAGGCGAAGTATCACCGCTTGAAATGACAAGCGCGTACGGTGTTTTCCCAAATGAAGGAATATGGGTTGAGCCTCATGCAATTTTAAGAATTGAAGACCGTTACGGCAATATAATAGAAGAGTCAATTCCTGAAACAAGGGAAGTAATAAGCGAAGGTGTTGCATACATGATGAGCGATATGATGGAAGATGTAGTGAACGATGGTACTGCTGCATCAATAAGGAACTGGTTCAACAGGCCTGCAGCCGGTAAGACGGGTACTACACAGGATTACACCGATGCCTGGTTTGTCGGATTCACGCCGCAGCTTGTGGCAGGATGCTGGCTTGGATTTGATGACCCGCGCATAAAATTCGGCGGCGGATACGGACAGGGCGGCAGAGCCGCTGCGCCGATTTGGGGCAGGTTTATGAAATATGTTTATGATGACCCGCAAACAACAATGGAATTGAAGTATTTTGAAATGCCCCCTGATGTTGAGGAGGCTAATATATGCACTGTTACCGGATTGCTTGCAAATGAAACCTGCCCGGCATATAATGACCTTATTCTGAAAAGGAACACGGGCCGAAGATGCTCAATGACTCATGCTTTTACACCAACGGAAGGTACTGAAACAACAGGTGAACCTCCGCCGGGAAGTATAGGGTTTTAA